The Nocardia sp. NBC_01503 sequence CCGCCTCTTCGTGAGCGCGGTTGCGGCGGTGCCGCAGAATGCTGCTGACCGACAGCTCCTCGAAGGAACCGTCCGGCAGCCGCGCCGGTGCGTCGACGGCATTGTGGCGGGCGTACACACCGGGCGTCGGCAGCGGCGTGACCCGCTTACCGTCCCGGAACCGCTCCTTGGACAGCGTCCGCTGATCGGTGCGCGGGCCGAACTTCTCGCGATGCGCGAGCACCATGGCGCCGATGGTCGCGGTGATGAGCAGCGAACCGGTCAGCTCGAACGCCCAGACGTAGCGCACGAAGATGAGCTCCGCGAGCGCGCCGATGGTGTCATTGCCGCCGAGGCCCGGACCGGTCGTCGCCACACTCGTCTCGTTCATGCCGCGCGCGACCGCGGCGATCACCAGCATGCCGAAGCCGATGCCGACGATCAGCACCGCGATGCGCTGCCCGCGCAGGGTCTCTCGCAGGGACTCCGAGGAGTCGACGCCGACCAGCATGAGCACGAACAGGAACAGCATCATGACCGCGCCGGTGTAGACCACGATCTGCACGATGCCCAGGAACAGCGCGTTCTCGGCGATGTAGAACGCCGACAGCGTGATCATGGTGGCCGCCAGGCACAGCGCGGAGTGCACGGCCTTGCGCGCGGAGACCATGCCGAGCGCGCCCACCACGGCGATGACCGAGAGAATCCAGAACTGCACGGCCTCACCGGTGGAGGTGTGCGTGACCAGCTGCTGGGCAGGCTGGGCGAGGAGCGAGGTCATTTCTTCGTCCCTCCTTCGACTCCGGCGAGTTCACCGGGCGCACCGGGGACTTCACCGCGGTAGTAGGAGCCCTCGTCCGCGCCCGGGTACATGGCGTGCGGTGCGGGGACCATGCCCGGCTCCATCGGTGCGAGCAGATTCTGCTTCTCGTAGATCAGATCCGCGCGGTTGTCATCGGCCAGCTCGTACTCGTTGGTCATGGTCAATGCCCGAGTCGGGCAGGCTTCGATGCACAGGCCGCAGCCGATGCAGCGCAGGTAGTTGATCTGGTAGACCCGGCCGTAGCGCTCACCGGGCGAGAAGCGCTCCTCTTCGGTGTTGTCCGCGCCCTCGACGAAGATCGCGTCCGCCGGGCAGGCCCACGCGCACAGCTCGCAGCCGATGCACTTCTCGAGTCCGTCCGGATGCCGATTGAGTTGGTGCCGACCGTGATACCGCGGCTGGGTCGGGGTCTTGACCTCCGGGTACAGCTCGGTGTTGGGCTTCTTGAACATGGTGGCGGCGGTGACATAGAACCCGCCGAGCGGCTCCAGCAGACCGGGCTTCGGCGTCGAGGCCATCGGCTCGGCCGGCATGGGCGGCACCGGGAAGTCCGAATACTTGGTTGTCGCTTCGGCATCGGGTGCGGCCTTGCTGCGATCATCGCCCGCGTGACCGGCCCTGAGCACCAAACCGATCAGCAAGGCGGCGACCACGATTCCGCCGATGATCATGCCGGTGCGCTGAATGTGAATGCCCTCGTTCTCCAGCGCGCGCATACTCGCCACGAACATGACCCAGGCCAGCGAGACCGGAATCAGCAGCTTCCAGCCCAGATTCATGAACTGGTCGTAGCGCAGTCGCGGCAGGGTGCCGCGCAGCCAGATGAACACGAACAGGAACAGCCACACCTTGGCGGTGAACCACACCATCGGCCACCAGCCCGAGTTGGCGCCCGCCCACAGGCTGATCGGGAACGGTGCGTGCCAACCGCCGAAGAACAGCGTGGTCGCGAGCGCGGAAACCGTTGCCATGTTGATGTATTCGGCCATCATGAACATGGCGAACTTGAGTGACGAGTACTCGGTGTGGAAACCACCGACCAGCTCACCCTCGGCCTCGGGGAGGTCGAAGGGTGCGCGGTTGGTCTCACCGACCATGGACACCGCGTAGATCAGGAAGGACGGCAGCAGCAGGAATACATACCAGGTTCCGTACTGCGCCTTGACGATCGCCGAGGTCGCCATGGAGCCCGAGAGCAGGAAGACCGCCGCGAAGCAGAGCGCCATGGCGATCTCATAGGAGATCACCTGCGCGGTGGAGCGCAGACCACCCAGCAGCGGATAGGTGGAGCCGGAAGCCCAGCCTGCCAGCACGATGCCGTACACGCCCACCGAGGCCATGGCCAGGATGTAGAGCACGCCCACCGGCATATCGGTCAGCTGCAGGGGCGTGCGATGCCCGAACATGCTCACCTCGGGCCCGAACGGAATCACCGCGAACGCCATCACGGCCGGGATCAGCGAAATGATCGGCGCGAGAATGAAGATCGGCTTGTCGACGATGGCCGGGATGATGTCCTCTTTGAGGAGCATCTTCACGCCGTCGGCAATGGATTGCAGTGATCCGCGCGGTCCGACCCGGTTGGGTCCGACACGCATCTGCATGAATGCCACGATCTTGCGCTCGGCGTAGACCGCGATCATCGGGATCAGCAGCAGGAAGACGAAGATGCCGATGGATTTGACCAGCACCAGCCACCACGGATCGTGGCCGAACATACCCAGGGGGTTCGCGTCAGGCCCGGAGGCGGCAGCCCGCGTAACCACGGAGGGCCCCGCGAACCCCCAAATCGATTCGAGCTCACTCACGGTGGTCCTCCCGACGGATGCGCACGAGGTGGCCGGGTGTGGTGCCGAGCTGCACCAGTACATCGGCCCCGGGGGAATTCATGGGCAGCCATACGACCCGATCCGGCATCTCGGTAATGACGAGCGGGAGGGTGATATGGCCGTGATCATTGCCGACCGTGACCGGATCGCCGGTGGTGGCGCCGATTTCGGCGGCGGTGTCGTGCGAGAGCCGCACCACCGGCGGGCGGGCGGTCCCGGCGAGATTGGGTTCGCCGTCCTGCAATTTGCCGCGATCGATGAGCATGCGCCAGGCGGACAGGATCGCGGTGCCCGAGGTGGGCTGCGCCAGCGGATGCGGGCGGTGCACCGGGGTGGCGGCGGCCGGTCCGTCCCACGCGCCCAGATCCGCCAATTCGGCTCGGGCACTGGAGACATCGGGCAGACCGAGGCGAACACCCATCTCGTGTGCGATGGCGTCCAGCACCCGATGTTCGGGCATGGGCGCGGACTCGCGGCGCACGGTCGAGTCACGCAGCGCGGCCTCGAACTGGCGGTGGCGACCCTCCCAGGTGAGGAAGGTGCCAGCCTTCTCCATGGCCGAGGCCACCGGGAACACCACATCGGCGCGATCGCTGATATCGCTGGCCCGAAGTTCCAGGCTGACAACGAAACTCGCGGCGTCGATGGCGGTGAGCGCGGCATGCGGATCGGGCATATCGCCGACCTCGACACCGCCGATGAGCAGTGCGCCCAGGGTGGGCGCGGCGGCCAGGATGGCGCTGGTATCGCGGCCCGGGGTCATGGGCAGCTCATCCGAGCCCCAGGCTTCGCGAACCTGGTGGCGCGCAACGGGATCGGCGACCGGGCGACCGCCGGGGAGCAAGAGCGGCAACGCACCCGCCTCGAGCGCTCCGCGCTCACCGGCGCGACGCGGAATCCAGGCCAGCGCGGCTCCGGTGTCATCGGCCAGGCGGGCCGCGGCGGACAGCCCGCCCGGAATACCGCCGAGTCGTTCGCCGACCAGGATCAGCGCACCGGGTTCGCGCAGGAGGGTCGCGATATGGTGCAGATGGCCGGGAGCCACTGCGACGGAATCGGTTTCGCCGGTGCGGATGGCCTCGAGCAGATGCGGTTCGGCACCCGGAGCGGTCGGCAGCAGCGTCCCCTTCATGCGCTGGAGCCCGCGGGTGGTGTACGGCGCGAGCGAGTAGATCTCGGTGCCGTTCTTGCGGGCGGCCTTGCGCAAGCGCAGGTAGACCATCGGTGACTCTTCCTCGGCCTCGAAGCCGACGAACACCACGATCGGGGCGCGCTCCAGCGCGGCGTAATCGACGGTGATGCCCTGCCCGGCGATACGGGCGGCCAGGAAGTCGGCCTCCTCCGCGGAGTGTTCGCGGGCACGGAAGTCGATGTCATTGGTGGCCAAGCCGATTCGCGCGAACTTG is a genomic window containing:
- a CDS encoding NADH-quinone oxidoreductase subunit J, encoding MTSLLAQPAQQLVTHTSTGEAVQFWILSVIAVVGALGMVSARKAVHSALCLAATMITLSAFYIAENALFLGIVQIVVYTGAVMMLFLFVLMLVGVDSSESLRETLRGQRIAVLIVGIGFGMLVIAAVARGMNETSVATTGPGLGGNDTIGALAELIFVRYVWAFELTGSLLITATIGAMVLAHREKFGPRTDQRTLSKERFRDGKRVTPLPTPGVYARHNAVDAPARLPDGSFEELSVSSILRHRRNRAHEEAVVRTVGGGNGNGDNDSPEEGLR
- the nuoI gene encoding NADH-quinone oxidoreductase subunit NuoI, whose amino-acid sequence is MPAEPMASTPKPGLLEPLGGFYVTAATMFKKPNTELYPEVKTPTQPRYHGRHQLNRHPDGLEKCIGCELCAWACPADAIFVEGADNTEEERFSPGERYGRVYQINYLRCIGCGLCIEACPTRALTMTNEYELADDNRADLIYEKQNLLAPMEPGMVPAPHAMYPGADEGSYYRGEVPGAPGELAGVEGGTKK
- a CDS encoding NADH-quinone oxidoreductase subunit G, with product MTAIANSNTSGTTPTDMVSVIIDGTTVSVPVGTLVIRAAELIGVQIPRFCDHPLLDPVGACRQCLVEVEGQRKPVASCTQTVSEGMVIHTQVSSPAAEKAQAGVMELLLINHPLDCPVCDKGGECPLQNQAMSSGRAESRFDGEKRTYPKPIPLSSAILLDRERCVLCARCTRFSQQVAGDPFIELMDRGALQQVGIAAGEPMDSYFSGNTVQICPVGALTGSTYRFRARPFDLVSSPAVCEHCASGCAQRTDHRRGKVMRRLAGDDPQVNEEWNCDKGRFAFQYATERDRLTTPLVRTWDGTLQPASWSEAIAHAARGLAAARGNAGVLVGGRVTMEDAYAYAKFARIGLATNDIDFRAREHSAEEADFLAARIAGQGITVDYAALERAPIVVFVGFEAEEESPMVYLRLRKAARKNGTEIYSLAPYTTRGLQRMKGTLLPTAPGAEPHLLEAIRTGETDSVAVAPGHLHHIATLLREPGALILVGERLGGIPGGLSAAARLADDTGAALAWIPRRAGERGALEAGALPLLLPGGRPVADPVARHQVREAWGSDELPMTPGRDTSAILAAAPTLGALLIGGVEVGDMPDPHAALTAIDAASFVVSLELRASDISDRADVVFPVASAMEKAGTFLTWEGRHRQFEAALRDSTVRRESAPMPEHRVLDAIAHEMGVRLGLPDVSSARAELADLGAWDGPAAATPVHRPHPLAQPTSGTAILSAWRMLIDRGKLQDGEPNLAGTARPPVVRLSHDTAAEIGATTGDPVTVGNDHGHITLPLVITEMPDRVVWLPMNSPGADVLVQLGTTPGHLVRIRREDHRE